In Streptomyces sp. NBC_00448, the following are encoded in one genomic region:
- a CDS encoding transposase family protein has protein sequence MVTYVATLDVPRHVVEHLSRLLAAHRRRLRTPRGSRALGPFRQALLVLRWFRGKACVHCLARDAGVSQATGYRYLHEGIDVLAEQAPDLHDVLNRCRRDGMTHVILDGTLIESDRLAGVRDNGNDLWFSQKHKAFGGNVQFLSAPDGTPLWVSDVEPGSTPDITAARIHALPALYKAATDGLPTLADKGYIGAGIGIHVPVRRPKGKSEQALHTDTRTTNTLIRDLRALGERAAAELKERWRALKHVSLSPSRIGDIARAALVLNGIWK, from the coding sequence TTGGTCACCTATGTTGCCACGCTCGACGTCCCGCGCCACGTCGTGGAGCACCTTTCACGACTGCTGGCCGCCCACCGGCGACGGCTGCGCACCCCGCGGGGGTCGCGGGCGCTGGGTCCGTTCCGCCAGGCCCTGCTGGTCCTGCGCTGGTTCCGCGGGAAGGCTTGCGTGCACTGCCTGGCCCGCGACGCTGGCGTCTCGCAGGCCACCGGCTACCGCTACCTCCACGAAGGCATCGATGTCCTGGCGGAACAGGCCCCCGACCTGCACGACGTCCTCAACCGCTGCAGGCGGGACGGAATGACGCACGTGATCCTGGACGGCACGCTCATCGAGTCCGACCGCCTCGCAGGCGTCCGCGACAACGGCAACGACCTCTGGTTCAGCCAGAAACACAAGGCATTCGGCGGCAACGTGCAGTTCCTGTCCGCCCCGGACGGAACCCCGCTGTGGGTCTCCGACGTCGAGCCCGGCTCCACACCCGACATCACCGCCGCCCGCATCCACGCCCTGCCCGCCCTGTACAAGGCCGCTACCGACGGGCTACCGACCCTCGCCGACAAGGGCTACATCGGCGCCGGCATCGGCATCCACGTCCCGGTCCGCCGCCCCAAGGGCAAGTCCGAACAAGCCCTCCACACTGACACCCGCACCACGAACACCCTGATCAGGGACTTGCGCGCCCTCGGCGAACGCGCCGCCGCCGAACTCAAGGAACGCTGGCGGGCGCTGAAGCACGTCTCACTCAGCCCCAGCCGGATCGGCGACATAGCCCGCGCCGCACTCGTCCTCAACGGAATCTGGAAATGA
- a CDS encoding NADP-dependent oxidoreductase: MRAVILSEYGGSDVLRVGEVPTPEPGDGQIRIRVSAAALNPADALIRSGALASRVPVRDHYIPGLDVAGIVDALGGGVHSFDVGDAVIGLSDWPDTQAGTHAEYVVLPATGVAAAPRHASPVQAATLPLNGLTARQALDLLAAADGATVAITGAAGAVGGYLVELAAERGLHVVAVAGAQDEELVRKLGACLFVPRSDDPAAAIRAAVPGGVAGLVDAAALGESVIGALGDGGTFVSVLGAGPAAERGIRVSQVQVHSDAVQLAELAALADAGLVTLRVDRTMPFSEAAAAHDTLASRGLRGRIVLVP, from the coding sequence ATGCGTGCGGTCATCCTGTCCGAATACGGTGGCTCCGACGTGCTCCGCGTCGGCGAGGTCCCGACCCCTGAGCCGGGCGACGGTCAGATCCGTATCCGGGTCTCGGCGGCCGCGTTGAACCCCGCCGACGCCTTGATTCGTTCCGGCGCACTTGCCTCGCGTGTCCCCGTGCGGGACCACTACATTCCCGGTCTCGACGTCGCGGGAATCGTCGATGCCCTCGGCGGCGGCGTCCACAGCTTCGATGTCGGTGACGCCGTGATCGGCTTGTCCGACTGGCCGGACACCCAAGCCGGCACACACGCCGAGTACGTCGTCCTGCCCGCCACGGGCGTCGCTGCCGCACCCCGGCACGCGAGCCCGGTGCAGGCGGCGACGCTTCCGCTGAACGGACTCACCGCCCGGCAGGCGCTGGACCTGCTCGCCGCGGCCGACGGCGCGACCGTGGCGATCACCGGTGCCGCAGGCGCCGTAGGCGGCTATCTCGTCGAGCTGGCGGCCGAGCGTGGCCTGCACGTCGTCGCCGTCGCCGGAGCCCAGGACGAGGAACTGGTGCGCAAGTTGGGTGCCTGCCTCTTCGTCCCGCGCTCTGACGACCCCGCCGCTGCGATCCGCGCGGCCGTTCCCGGCGGAGTCGCCGGGCTGGTCGACGCCGCGGCCTTGGGCGAATCAGTGATCGGTGCGCTAGGCGACGGCGGCACGTTCGTCAGTGTTCTCGGCGCCGGCCCAGCAGCGGAACGCGGTATCCGTGTCTCCCAGGTCCAGGTACACAGCGACGCGGTGCAACTCGCCGAGCTGGCTGCCCTCGCGGACGCCGGCCTTGTCACCCTGCGGGTGGACCGGACGATGCCGTTCTCGGAGGCCGCCGCAGCCCACGACACCCTGGCCTCGCGCGGCCTGCGCGGGCGCATCGTGCTCGTGCCCTGA
- a CDS encoding DUF6262 family protein, producing MNTVTVPEPRTAAAPAARRTTEAALERLHQAIARLRREKAQVSVAAVVRRADVSRTFLYDNVEAGAAVAAAMTQAGEHQSRTLAEQDDEREATWRERALNAEDALEAAHTEIFTPRIRTGELIGQIGDLQADWPEETVQRIATENTNLKQRVRQLTTDNRTLDERLKAAGSNLRFQDRRVADLEARIAEPAPKS from the coding sequence ATGAACACCGTCACTGTTCCCGAACCCCGCACCGCGGCGGCTCCGGCCGCCCGCCGCACGACCGAAGCCGCCCTTGAGCGCCTCCACCAGGCCATCGCCCGGCTCCGGCGCGAGAAAGCCCAGGTCAGCGTCGCCGCCGTCGTCCGCCGAGCGGACGTCTCACGCACCTTCCTCTACGACAACGTCGAGGCCGGAGCCGCGGTCGCCGCAGCGATGACGCAGGCCGGCGAACACCAATCCCGCACGCTCGCTGAACAGGACGACGAACGCGAGGCGACCTGGCGCGAACGCGCCCTGAACGCCGAGGACGCCCTCGAGGCAGCCCACACGGAGATCTTCACCCCACGCATACGGACCGGCGAACTCATCGGCCAGATAGGCGACTTGCAGGCTGATTGGCCCGAGGAAACCGTCCAGCGGATCGCCACCGAGAACACCAACCTCAAACAGCGCGTCCGCCAACTCACTACCGACAACCGCACCCTCGACGAACGACTCAAGGCCGCCGGCTCGAACCTGCGCTTCCAGGACCGGCGCGTCGCCGACCTCGAAGCCCGCATCGCCGAACCGGCACCGAAGTCCTGA
- a CDS encoding helix-turn-helix domain-containing protein has protein sequence MTLRIDIGGPPSGQLRFAASPLAELTAMLHVLAEPAHHPQLAGWAGGVWAGLRPELAERLREAEFLWRSSRADFLVPARPRPTLAEELDDVDRIDDETYVTAALITTCGSNRVHFAGPSPLADATARERALDLAQARGALQEAFAERLLADPAAVRARVRHTLEQCAEAFFDTAWTGVAVQLATDLRLKNDLLKRQGVGAALASVSGAVTLAPDGNCIIVDKLQDRVTTAHGTGVTFVPSVFGRPHLVAVHAPGWHPVVQYPVTEPSPSEPVPLETVTLRLEALAHPVRLRLLRTLARGPHTTGELAHAWELSPPEVSRHLAVLRRAGLLTTRRHGRYVQYTLNLPEMTTLGTDLLAAVLR, from the coding sequence ATGACGTTGAGAATCGACATCGGCGGCCCGCCGTCGGGGCAACTGCGGTTCGCCGCCTCCCCGCTGGCCGAGCTGACCGCGATGCTGCACGTGCTGGCCGAACCCGCACATCACCCGCAACTCGCCGGCTGGGCCGGGGGTGTCTGGGCCGGGCTGCGGCCGGAACTGGCCGAGCGGCTCAGGGAAGCGGAGTTCCTCTGGCGTTCCTCACGAGCCGACTTCCTGGTTCCTGCCCGTCCCCGGCCGACCCTCGCCGAGGAGTTGGACGACGTGGACCGGATCGACGACGAAACCTATGTGACCGCAGCGCTCATCACCACGTGCGGCAGCAACCGGGTCCACTTCGCCGGTCCGTCGCCGCTCGCCGACGCGACGGCGCGCGAGCGCGCCCTGGACCTGGCCCAGGCCCGCGGCGCACTCCAAGAGGCTTTCGCGGAACGGCTGCTCGCGGACCCGGCCGCGGTGCGGGCACGGGTGCGTCACACCCTCGAACAGTGCGCCGAGGCATTCTTCGACACCGCCTGGACGGGCGTCGCCGTGCAACTCGCCACCGATCTGCGCCTGAAGAACGACCTGTTGAAGCGCCAGGGCGTCGGGGCGGCGCTCGCATCGGTCTCCGGCGCCGTCACCCTGGCACCGGACGGCAACTGCATCATCGTGGACAAGCTCCAGGACAGAGTGACCACCGCCCACGGCACCGGGGTCACGTTCGTCCCCAGCGTCTTCGGCCGCCCGCACCTGGTAGCGGTCCACGCGCCCGGGTGGCACCCGGTGGTGCAGTACCCCGTGACCGAGCCGAGCCCCTCGGAGCCGGTGCCGCTGGAAACAGTCACGCTACGGCTGGAAGCACTCGCGCATCCGGTACGGCTGCGGCTGCTGCGCACCCTGGCCCGCGGCCCGCACACCACCGGTGAACTGGCGCACGCCTGGGAACTCTCGCCTCCGGAGGTCTCCCGCCACCTCGCTGTCCTGCGCCGCGCGGGTCTGCTCACGACCCGGCGACACGGGCGCTACGTCCAGTACACCCTCAACCTGCCCGAGATGACGACGCTGGGCACGGACCTGCTGGCGGCCGTCCTGCGCTGA
- a CDS encoding ricin-type beta-trefoil lectin domain protein yields MTALGLGAAGLVAAEVPASARTRADAAPAASSACPWVGSNAPVSSRVDQLLPKGSTTDGTQLQLYTCNGTAGQSWVSPAAGVSGPTGQVTGISDLCVDMKAASNADRTPVQTYTCNGTAAQQWNLPS; encoded by the coding sequence GTGACCGCTCTGGGTCTCGGCGCGGCCGGACTCGTGGCGGCCGAAGTCCCGGCCTCCGCCCGGACGCGTGCGGACGCCGCCCCCGCTGCGTCGAGCGCATGCCCCTGGGTCGGTTCGAACGCCCCGGTCAGCAGCCGCGTCGACCAACTGCTCCCGAAGGGCTCGACCACCGACGGCACCCAGCTCCAGCTCTACACCTGCAACGGCACGGCGGGCCAGTCCTGGGTCTCACCCGCCGCCGGTGTCTCGGGCCCGACCGGCCAGGTCACCGGCATCTCCGACCTGTGCGTCGACATGAAGGCCGCGTCGAACGCCGACCGCACCCCCGTGCAGACCTACACGTGCAACGGCACCGCCGCTCAGCAGTGGAACCTGCCGAGTTGA
- a CDS encoding tyrosine-type recombinase/integrase codes for MATRTLARGMGTFLKTCDHPEARWSKCPHPYTIRYRDAAGKQTEESGFPTQDAAVERLMDIYTSKKAQRQNRSKAERIKKYSAMTFADYSAEWRSSQRHLAQASLRHLDSLLDHHLLPAFTSRRMGSFDHKVVDRFIQSMERNNVGLATQANTFDKLKSILLDAHRLGLYADSPVLGVKPPQYDAKRAVIPSPQQLHHLRTAGDDAFRLVVDLMSGCGLRNGEAAAVNLANLVAEDVYRVHEQVNQTTNTYARLKHRKPDEYRDVPLPARVKQTIEWYADTHGTVDGYLLRNPRNPDVPYPYYCLSNQWRAIKNNEKAHIPDGMVVYGFRHFFASNCLSHNIPITDVAEWMGHKSVDITFRVYRHLMPGSISKAAKILDIGLAA; via the coding sequence ATGGCGACCAGGACTCTCGCACGCGGAATGGGCACGTTCCTCAAGACCTGCGACCACCCGGAGGCACGCTGGTCCAAGTGCCCGCACCCGTACACCATCAGGTACCGCGACGCGGCCGGCAAGCAGACGGAGGAGTCCGGCTTCCCGACCCAGGACGCCGCCGTCGAACGGCTGATGGACATCTACACGTCCAAGAAGGCCCAACGCCAGAACCGGAGCAAGGCCGAGCGGATCAAGAAGTACAGCGCCATGACCTTCGCCGACTACAGCGCCGAGTGGCGTTCGAGCCAGCGGCACCTCGCGCAGGCTTCCCTCCGCCACCTCGACTCACTCCTCGATCACCACCTTCTTCCCGCCTTCACCAGCCGGCGGATGGGCAGCTTCGACCACAAGGTGGTCGACCGCTTCATCCAGTCCATGGAACGCAACAACGTCGGGCTGGCGACACAGGCGAACACGTTCGACAAGCTCAAGTCGATACTCCTGGACGCCCACCGTCTCGGCCTGTACGCCGACAGCCCTGTGCTGGGCGTCAAGCCGCCGCAGTACGACGCGAAACGCGCGGTCATCCCGTCCCCGCAACAACTACACCACCTCCGCACCGCCGGCGACGACGCCTTCCGCCTAGTCGTCGACCTCATGAGCGGATGCGGGCTGCGCAACGGCGAAGCCGCAGCGGTCAACCTCGCGAACCTCGTCGCCGAGGACGTCTACCGCGTCCACGAACAGGTCAACCAGACGACGAACACCTACGCTCGGCTCAAGCACCGGAAGCCCGACGAGTACCGGGACGTCCCCCTGCCCGCCCGCGTGAAGCAGACCATCGAGTGGTATGCCGACACACATGGCACGGTTGACGGCTACCTCCTGCGCAACCCGCGCAACCCGGACGTCCCGTATCCGTACTACTGCTTGTCGAACCAGTGGCGCGCCATCAAGAACAACGAAAAGGCCCATATCCCAGACGGAATGGTCGTCTACGGGTTCCGCCACTTCTTCGCGTCCAACTGCCTCTCCCACAACATCCCCATCACCGACGTCGCGGAGTGGATGGGCCACAAGAGCGTCGACATCACTTTCCGCGTCTACCGGCACCTGATGCCCGGTTCGATCAGCAAGGCCGCCAAGATCCTCGACATCGGCCTCGCCGCGTAG
- a CDS encoding helix-turn-helix transcriptional regulator, with product MARQFMDVKETAEYLNVSVQWVYREGPRVGLVPYRFGKGANSKLQFRIAEVQAWVRQRCDSA from the coding sequence ATGGCGAGGCAGTTCATGGACGTCAAGGAGACGGCTGAGTATCTCAACGTGTCGGTGCAGTGGGTGTATCGGGAGGGGCCGCGGGTGGGGCTGGTGCCGTATCGATTCGGCAAGGGGGCGAACTCGAAGCTCCAGTTCAGGATTGCCGAGGTGCAGGCGTGGGTCCGCCAGCGGTGCGACAGCGCCTGA
- a CDS encoding MFS transporter has product MATTSKIHPRALVRASGGPRYAVALAVDALGTGLLRPFLLLYGVAVLRLSVSATGIAMTAGSVVALVCMPAVGRWLDRGARSTVVAASMLVRVLGVALLLATPAGHPWLFGTAALFLGIGNQAWPAAHAALVATVAHGRERDAALAGGRALRNAGLGAGGLLATACVAGGTTALQVLAALTGLAYLAAAALAWSVRLRAYPAAAAAEDRDDEPAPRMRVLLAANVIYVFCLNIPEIALPLVLVTRLHASPVWSGAVFVANTVLVVTLQVPVTVFMSRFSRRTVLALSGVVLAASYLGFLAATSLGHGWGAPAVAVVSVVCTIGEIIYAGSATALVTVLAPAHVLGRALTRFQLSTGFGLAVSPAIVTALASRGSAALWGSLAAATLLSASAVATEKDQGTRPSDYRRPARAGA; this is encoded by the coding sequence ATGGCAACCACCAGCAAGATCCATCCGCGTGCTCTCGTCCGTGCCTCCGGAGGCCCCCGCTATGCCGTCGCCCTGGCCGTGGACGCGCTCGGCACCGGCTTGCTGCGTCCCTTTCTGCTGCTCTACGGGGTGGCGGTGCTGAGGCTGTCCGTGTCGGCCACCGGCATCGCCATGACGGCAGGCAGCGTCGTGGCTCTGGTGTGTATGCCCGCGGTGGGGCGATGGCTGGACCGGGGCGCACGCAGCACGGTCGTGGCGGCGTCGATGCTGGTACGGGTGCTGGGGGTGGCGCTGCTTCTGGCCACCCCGGCGGGGCACCCCTGGCTGTTCGGCACAGCGGCGCTCTTCCTCGGCATCGGCAACCAGGCGTGGCCGGCTGCCCATGCGGCCCTGGTGGCCACGGTGGCCCACGGCCGCGAACGCGACGCCGCTCTCGCAGGGGGCCGTGCGCTGCGCAACGCCGGCCTGGGCGCCGGTGGACTCCTTGCCACCGCATGTGTGGCGGGTGGCACCACCGCGTTGCAGGTGCTGGCGGCCCTCACCGGCCTCGCCTACCTCGCCGCGGCGGCCTTGGCATGGTCGGTCCGTCTGCGCGCGTATCCGGCCGCTGCCGCGGCCGAGGACCGGGACGACGAGCCCGCACCCCGGATGCGCGTGCTGCTGGCTGCCAACGTGATCTACGTCTTCTGCCTCAACATCCCCGAAATCGCGCTTCCCCTGGTCCTGGTGACTCGGTTGCACGCTTCCCCGGTGTGGTCGGGGGCCGTTTTCGTGGCCAACACGGTGCTGGTGGTCACCCTGCAGGTTCCGGTCACCGTCTTCATGTCCCGCTTCTCCCGGCGGACCGTGCTGGCCCTCTCCGGCGTGGTGCTGGCCGCGTCCTACCTCGGCTTCCTCGCGGCCACCTCACTGGGACACGGCTGGGGTGCCCCGGCCGTCGCCGTGGTGTCCGTGGTCTGCACCATCGGCGAGATCATCTACGCCGGCAGCGCCACCGCACTCGTCACTGTCCTCGCCCCGGCCCATGTCCTGGGGCGCGCCCTCACCCGCTTCCAGCTCTCCACGGGCTTCGGCCTCGCCGTCTCCCCGGCGATCGTCACCGCTCTCGCCTCCCGCGGCTCGGCCGCCCTCTGGGGCAGCCTCGCCGCCGCGACCCTCCTTTCCGCCTCCGCCGTCGCCACCGAGAAGGATCAAGGAACGCGGCCCAGCGATTACCGCCGTCCGGCGCGAGCCGGCGCGTGA
- a CDS encoding PP2C family protein-serine/threonine phosphatase, translated as MLADLLDASHLMPLDAVADKASEFARAAGFTDVLIYVADVTRYQLHLLAGKDGAPPGSDTDIRIEGTAAGRAYQYGRSISAVPHEAAQTEWWLPLVDGTERLGALRVCSAYDDDRAREDADRLAALLALLIVAKRTSSDTLARLTRTEPMTIAAEMAWNLMPPSTYADGRVVISAALEPAYRISGDVYEYALDGPLVHLTLFDAMGHDTAAGLCGALALGACRNARRQGAGLVAKGEAVEAALVDQYEHRRYVTGILATLDTRTGVLSWINRGHHPPILIRGSRWSSHLQCPPGHPMGTELGLPTTVCREQLQAGDRIVLYTDGITDAHRPGESEFGVERFTDFLIRRHADQLPVPETLRRLIQAVMDYHDGDLQDDATVFMCEWLGPSVDDTAPAAALTGLSLTEQPPARPPDVRGRSEV; from the coding sequence ATGCTCGCCGACCTGCTGGACGCCAGCCACCTCATGCCGCTCGACGCGGTCGCGGACAAGGCGAGCGAGTTCGCCCGGGCCGCCGGCTTCACCGACGTGCTCATCTACGTGGCTGACGTCACTCGCTATCAACTGCACCTGCTGGCCGGAAAGGACGGTGCCCCGCCGGGGAGCGACACGGACATCCGGATCGAGGGCACCGCTGCCGGCCGGGCGTACCAGTACGGGCGCTCGATCTCCGCCGTGCCGCACGAAGCGGCACAGACGGAATGGTGGCTCCCACTGGTGGACGGCACCGAACGCCTGGGTGCGCTGCGCGTGTGTTCCGCATACGACGACGACCGCGCCCGTGAGGACGCCGACCGTCTCGCCGCACTGCTCGCCCTGCTGATCGTCGCCAAGCGCACCTCCAGCGACACCCTGGCCCGGCTGACCCGGACGGAGCCGATGACCATCGCAGCGGAGATGGCGTGGAACCTGATGCCGCCGAGCACGTACGCCGACGGACGCGTCGTGATCTCCGCGGCGCTGGAGCCGGCCTACCGGATCAGCGGAGACGTGTACGAGTACGCGCTCGACGGTCCCCTGGTGCATCTGACCCTCTTCGACGCGATGGGGCACGACACGGCCGCAGGGCTGTGCGGGGCGCTGGCGCTGGGCGCCTGCCGCAACGCCCGCCGCCAGGGGGCCGGGCTCGTCGCCAAGGGCGAGGCCGTGGAAGCCGCGCTCGTCGATCAGTACGAGCACCGTCGGTACGTGACCGGAATCCTCGCCACCCTCGACACCCGAACCGGTGTGCTGAGCTGGATCAACCGCGGCCACCATCCGCCCATCCTCATCCGAGGCAGCCGCTGGAGCAGCCACCTGCAGTGTCCCCCCGGGCATCCCATGGGCACCGAGCTGGGCCTGCCCACCACCGTCTGCCGCGAGCAACTGCAGGCGGGCGACCGGATCGTGCTCTACACCGACGGCATCACCGACGCCCACCGCCCCGGGGAAAGCGAGTTCGGCGTCGAGCGCTTCACCGACTTCCTCATCCGCCGGCACGCCGACCAACTGCCGGTCCCGGAAACCCTGCGCCGCCTCATCCAGGCCGTCATGGACTACCACGACGGAGACCTCCAGGACGACGCCACCGTGTTCATGTGCGAGTGGCTCGGCCCCAGCGTGGACGACACCGCACCGGCGGCAGCCCTGACCGGTCTGTCGCTCACCGAGCAGCCGCCGGCCCGCCCGCCTGACGTGCGCGGCCGATCCGAGGTCTGA
- a CDS encoding RICIN domain-containing protein, whose product MAAARPLRLRLRLRHDQAVGSDLTHLDAGDKALLTNKRLIAIDQDGIPAVRVVKSGNEQVFAKRISAVPTSGTGGTGELVGAQSGKCIDADGGNVYFNGTKEQLWDCNGGVNQEFSLTDSGQLRTMGATDCLDVYNDNTTPGTKVELWNCDGGDAQKWTVKSDGTIVAQKSGLCLDATGAKTADGAPLQLWTCNGDANQKWSWSYH is encoded by the coding sequence GTGGCAGCGGCGCGGCCGCTACGGCTACGGCTACGGCTACGGCACGATCAAGCTGTCGGCTCCGACCTGACCCATCTCGACGCGGGTGACAAGGCGCTGCTGACCAACAAGCGGCTCATCGCGATCGACCAGGACGGCATCCCCGCCGTCCGGGTGGTCAAGAGCGGCAACGAACAGGTCTTCGCCAAGCGCATCTCCGCGGTTCCCACCTCCGGGACGGGCGGCACCGGCGAACTGGTCGGCGCCCAGTCCGGCAAGTGCATCGACGCCGACGGCGGCAACGTCTACTTCAACGGCACCAAGGAGCAGCTCTGGGACTGCAACGGCGGCGTCAACCAGGAGTTCTCCCTGACCGACTCCGGTCAGCTGCGCACCATGGGCGCCACCGACTGCCTCGACGTCTACAACGACAACACCACCCCCGGCACCAAGGTGGAGTTGTGGAACTGCGACGGCGGCGACGCCCAGAAGTGGACCGTCAAGAGCGACGGCACCATCGTCGCCCAGAAGTCCGGCCTGTGCCTGGACGCGACCGGCGCGAAGACCGCCGACGGCGCCCCGCTGCAACTGTGGACGTGCAACGGCGACGCCAACCAGAAGTGGTCCTGGTCCTACCACTGA
- a CDS encoding lamin tail domain-containing protein, with protein MPIGVAGAVVLAGIAVHSASATPSSDAVIAEVYGGGGNSGATYTNDFIELANAGASTLDLSGYSVQYLRGTPAETSTWRATPLTGTLVGGARYLVQEWANTGGSLPLPAPDAAGSINLSATDGTVALVSGTAPLTCLTAADCAADPRVKDLVGYGNAVVHEGSGPAVGASATTSVARGVLLGDTDENAADFTPGLPTPESSTGNGGGTDGGGDDGGPAGVTAGADDGGTGGGTSGGDDGGTVGVVEGAINGATSGDDGGTGGGTSGGDDGGTVGVTGGGDDGGGTVGVIAGADDGGTGATG; from the coding sequence GTGCCGATCGGAGTGGCCGGCGCCGTTGTGCTGGCCGGTATCGCGGTGCACTCGGCGTCCGCCACGCCGTCCTCCGACGCCGTGATCGCCGAAGTGTACGGAGGCGGCGGCAACTCCGGTGCCACGTACACCAACGACTTCATCGAACTGGCCAACGCCGGTGCGTCGACGCTGGATCTGAGTGGCTACAGCGTGCAGTACCTGCGCGGAACGCCGGCCGAGACCTCCACGTGGCGCGCCACGCCGCTGACCGGCACGCTCGTCGGGGGCGCCCGATATCTGGTGCAGGAGTGGGCCAACACCGGCGGCTCCCTTCCGCTCCCGGCCCCCGACGCCGCCGGCTCGATCAACCTGTCCGCCACGGACGGGACCGTCGCGCTGGTCTCGGGCACTGCTCCGCTCACCTGCCTGACGGCCGCCGACTGTGCCGCCGACCCGCGGGTCAAGGACCTGGTGGGCTACGGCAACGCTGTCGTGCACGAGGGCAGCGGCCCGGCCGTCGGGGCGAGCGCCACCACATCCGTGGCCCGCGGCGTCCTGCTCGGCGACACCGATGAGAACGCGGCCGACTTCACCCCGGGGCTCCCCACTCCCGAGAGCTCCACGGGCAACGGTGGCGGCACTGACGGTGGTGGCGACGACGGCGGGCCCGCGGGTGTGACGGCCGGCGCCGACGACGGCGGCACGGGCGGCGGCACCAGCGGCGGCGACGACGGCGGGACCGTCGGCGTGGTCGAGGGCGCGATCAACGGTGCCACCTCCGGAGACGACGGCGGCACGGGCGGCGGCACCAGCGGCGGCGACGACGGCGGGACCGTGGGCGTCACCGGTGGCGGCGACGACGGCGGCGGGACCGTGGGCGTCATCGCCGGCGCCGACGACGGCGGCACGGGCGCAACCGGCTGA